A single window of Onychomys torridus chromosome 8, mOncTor1.1, whole genome shotgun sequence DNA harbors:
- the LOC118589935 gene encoding membrane magnesium transporter 1-like, whose product MVPWLWKGLVGIGLLALAHAAFSAAQHHSHMRLTEKEYDSLPADIVLQTLLAFAVTCYGVVHMAGEFKDRDATSELKNKTLDTLRNRPSFYVFRYSGRGLFGPSDICSSNVSALSSDIRLKF is encoded by the coding sequence ATGGTGCCGTGGCTGTGGAAGGGGCTGGTAGGCATTGGCCTCTTGGCCCTCGCCCACGCTGCCTTTTCGGCTGCTCAGCATCATTCTCATATGCGACTAACAGAAAAGGAGTATGACTCGCTGCCTGCAGATATAGTTCTTCAGACACTTCTGGCCTTTGCAGTTACCTGTTATGGAGTAGTTCATATGGCAGGGGAGTTTAAAGACAGGGATGCCACTTCAGAACTAAAGAATAAGACGTTGGACACCTTAAGGAATCGCCCGTCTTTTTATGTGTTTCGTTATTCTGGTCGTGGACTGTTCGGGCCTTCAGATATATGTTCTTCAAACGTCAGCGCATTATCTTCTGACATACGGTTGAAGTTTTGA